The sequence AGTGATGGTTACATTAAAATGTGGAATCTGGATCTTGATAAGGTTGGTATATTACACTGTTTGTtacatttaagaaaataaacagagaaacagaattGCAAACAGTTCTGTTGTAGGAGTTAATTTTAAATCACTGAGGGAATTTTACATAAAATGTGGATGTCTTGATCTTCTTCCATGTTATGTTATGTAGAGATGTATGTCTATGCACATATATTCATGTACtcgtatttttttttcatctttgtaCTTTTTTTGTTAACAAACTGTAAAATCTGATGATATTATGAGATCTTATCTCCACTTTATGTAAAGTCATGCTTCCCATCAGACCTAGCCAAGCTTATGACTATCTAATCAGTTATGTATGTTATGACTGTGGAATCAGTTAAGGATTGTAATGGATTGAATTTCTGTAATGCTGATGACTGTTGCTACTCTTTTAAAAACCTGAAGTCTGTGGTTTGGGCAAGGGAAGGTGGTTGCTGATGTTGGCAAAGAacttataaaaatacataaatgtaCTGGGTACTTGTAGTTCCTGTATTTTCAAACAGTTCTGATTAGCACACTTCAGCAAGGAATCATGTCTTATCTTTAAAGTTTATTGTTCACTCTTAAAATCAGAAATAGATTTTTACAATATATTGCCTACAAAGGATTTACTATATGATAAGTATCTTACCTAGTTTAAACAATTATTACTCAACATGTATACACTTCAACTATGAATTTGCCTGTTTTTAATTTCACCCACTCTGATTATTTTTATACTTGTAAGTGCAGGAGcgattttcctcttttctcttcaCCTTACATTTCTGTTCCCCTTGTACAGAATTGACAGAGTGATCTTTACCTTTCTGTGTAACATATTTATTTTGACCAGATTCCTTTCCCTGCAGGCAAAGTTTTGCATAACTGTGTGGGCTGCTCTGTCCAGCTCTGAGGGGTAGAATATCCTAATACAGTAGTTTCCAGTGGGTTGATGCTGTTAACACTGCCCATGTGTCTGTGACACTTTATCCCCTGATATCTGTAATAGAGTATTTGTATTCCAAGAGCTGAGTGATACAATTGCCTAACAATGAAAGTGGGCACCTTACGTGCTTTCTCCCTTCAAATACTTCATTAAGTTTaaccagaaataaaattaagtttCAATAATcttcttttatgttttcttcaGATTAAAGATGGGCCATCTTTATTGTGTGAAGTCAATACCAAAGCCAGGCTGACATGTCTTGCAGTATGGCTTGACCGAGCttcagaaatgaaagaaaactctgATAAAACTGCAACATCATATCAAGGTAACAGAACTTTGTATTTTGAATTGTTAATGTGATGGTGAAGTGGAATACACCAAGTGGGAGGCTTCTCCTATATCCACTGGAAAATGTTCTGGAATTTTGAAGACATGGGGATATGATGCTGGCAAGTGATACATACACTTACCAATCTGATAGTGTCTCAAGCCCATATATTTGTTGGAGAACAAAAGCCTCTTTTCACATTTATTAAAGTTCTTCTTCTATTTGCTGGAATAACATACTGTGGAAGCCACTGTGAAGCTTTTGAGATagttaagaaaacaaacagttgACAGAGCTGCATGTCTTATTTTCCTATAAGCAAAATTAGGTGTGAGATCACTGTAGCTGGGCAAACTTACGAAGTCTAGCTcagatttgtttgggttttctgctgttgttttccTGCATTGTAATCTATTTACATACTTGATCTTTATGTATTTTAATCTCACAGGCAAAGCTAGCATAAGTGGCACTTTccactgtaaaataaaaagttatttatatctctttttttaaaaatgagatcCAAATAAGTCTCTGTGCCATTTACACTATAAAGATTGGACATAAAGTTCAATGtgctttttttcagaaacagaagatgaaaaatcaTCAATAGCCAGGATAGACAAAGATTTTTGGACTACTAAAAGGGTTAAAATagcaagaagaaagagaaaaattattccaGGGAAACAAAAGCTGGAAGCTCCagtgcaaaagaagaaaaagaaacagaataacATGGCATGAAGGCAGCTACTTTCCCTCCTGTACAAAAAGTAAATGCTGTGTTGCCCTAGTTTTTATAAGAATCTAAACCCTAAATGGCCATACACCTCTGATtcaatgtgtttttaaaatgtaattaatgtTCTTACTCTAATAAACTGACTGATCATTCTGGGAACTTCCCCTAagtgaaaaaagcaaaaaataattcataatatgtaatgtttatatttttctattaacaATACCATACACTCTTTAACTGGCTCTGAAAAAGCCagctaaaataataaaaataggtGCATCTGTCTcagttacatttttatttcacttaatTGCATATTAGAAACATGTACACTTTTTAGTGTTGAAACTGTTATTGTTCAGTTTGACTCAAGGTATGGTCTGTCTTTGTCCTGCATTTCTTCTCCTACTGTAAGGAAGAACatgttaaaaatacttaaaatatgaTTATCACATCCCACTCATAGAGTCAtggaaaactgtaatttctaATTTTTGACGTGGACTTATACATGGACTTTATAAGCACAATGTTTGGCTTTTTTACTGTGTGGatacttaaatatatttaaatgttttaaaaatctttgcTCCCATGGTTCACATGGTTCACTGAAGCATTTTTGTTCAAATATGATACATAATTTTAGGCAGAAGAGTTTATATCATTATGGTTTTGCCCtttcttcccccttcccaaTGTATTTTTTCAAGTTCTTGATCTGAGCCATgttgttaaaaaataattatagaaCACCTGAAATTTTTGCCATGCTGATAAAATGTCTCCTCTTTTGTTTGCACTTAAACAAAAAGTAAATTCCTGACATTATCTGTCTGTGGGAACAGGAATTCATCCTAAGCCTTATTACAAATGTACAGTGGGTAAAACAAAACTGAACAAGGTCAAAGAGGTGAACTAAatgtttcctttctttattttaaggTCTAAGGCATGATAATGTTGTTTTCTGCACTACTGGAGTAGTCATTactatttctgttttcaaagaGTAATTGTAATCCTACTTTGTTCTTATTCACTTCATCCATTCCTCCTTATTTGTGTAGCAAGAGAAAAAGtagagaaaatcagaaaaaagaTTGAACCAAATCTGGAGACAGGAATGCAGGCTGGTTTAGGGATCTAAAACAATGTAACTCCAGTTCAGCACTGTGCTCTGACACTGAAACAAAATGAGCATCATCAGTGCTGTTACAGAATTGTTCATGTGACAGTAGCAGTATTGTCTTGGAAGTGGGTGTCCATATTTATCTTCTGTAACTGTTTCCCTTACTTAGACAAATGATCAGAGCCTCTTTTTTGGATATTCAATATAGTTGATTTAGGCAATCTCAGTTTAATTCAACATTAAAGGTATTAAGTTTGAGCTTAcagagtttttaattttattgatACCCTAAATGTTTGTGTTCATAAacacatgcaaataatataGGACTTCAAATGGTTTGTTGACTTGACATAAAAGTGCCAGATTTTAAATTCCTAAGGCTTCTACAGTAAATACAAGACTTAAGGGAATTGTACAGTGATTTCACTTGTAAAGTCTTATGCCTATTTGCTAGTGCTTATCTTATGTCCTTGATAATGGGCATGTCTGCCAAATGTCTGCCACTAGTAAACCAGTTTTTACTGTTTGAATTTTCAAATCATCACAACTGCAGAAGCAGGTTTGCAGAAGCACTAGGGAAAAAATCGAGTCTGCACGTAATTTTAAgatcaaaaagcaaaaattcacAGAATTTGGGTCCTAAAGTTTGCACTTCGAAATATTACACATTtgtaaaaacccaaaccccctGTGTAGTAACAAAGAATTATCCATCTCATGAGACTCAGAACAATTTGTGAACTGGAGACAGAGAAGAACAGTCCTTAGGGGAAAACCTGTATTTTTCATACCTTGAGTGAATACTCTGCTACTAATGAGTATTTTGCAATCTGTTGTTACATCTTTGTATACATCTTCCTTTTCAGTACATTTTCCATTCCAGTTGTCAGGGAACTGCTTAGAATGGTAGAGGGGAGACAGTAGCACAGGGAGAGGAGATGTCAGCAGtggcagagctgtccctgtCAGAAGGGGTGGGTGTGCACGACACTGGGAGAATAGATGGAGCCATAGCTGCAAGGAACAAGGCTCAGGGAGCAGCAACtcagctgagctccagcagctgtggATTTCTTCCAGTTTTCCTGCTTCCTCTCTTGGGCAATCCCTGTGCTGCATCACAAAGCAGAGCCCACTGAAGCTTGTACCAGTGAAGCTATTACAGAGTTTGAATTAAAGAGGAAACACCATCCACTATAGCTTAGATATGTGTTGGTTGTGGCACTTTGCACGAAGGGAGAAGATTCCTACTTAAACCACTGAAGCCAACAAAGGAATTAAATTGCTCCTCACTTTCTGACCATTATGCTAATTCATAAAGATGGCAAAATTTGAAATGGAGCTATGGAAAGCATTTTGCAGGAAGTACAGGCTTCTCATGTTTTATGCCTTCTCTTATGAAGAGGAATTGAACACACTCAGTTTAGGGATCTGGCTATAGGAgtactttttctttctatataGTGAAACGTCCATGGGAAGGAAGTGCATGGACAATTGGAGTAATATCATGGAGGATCATTATATGAAGAAAATCCATTTCAGCACTCAGAAAAGAGTTTAGCTTTGTAGGCAGTTATAAACATCTCTACATttttccagattaaaaaaaataaataaaaaaaagctaatCATTTTCTTTACAAGATGTTTTCCATCTCTTGCTGTTGCATAACTTCTACAGCCGAAGACTGCTTTTTCTGTTGCACTAGTTTGGAATTTGGAGGTCGTAGAAATCCTCTGCGTGTACCGTACGAGAGCTATACTGAAATTAAAGATCAAAGCTAGAAGCAGCCTCTGGCTGCCCAGAGCTGTAGCTCATGCTACACCAAAACCAAGCCCAGATTCTGAGCTGTACCACGCAACCCCACTTGTGGATGAGGACCGGGATAGATTGGATGCACACTACTGCAGTTGTGCAGGAGCTTTGCCCCTCACTGAAGACGAGCACAAACCCCGGTCTGTACTGAGGCACCAGCGCTCGCTCGGGCGCTCCCGCCGTGCCGGGGGATTCCCggcagctctgcaggtaggCGCAAAGACCCCTGGCTGCTGGCctcaccctgccctgcctcctGGGTGAGTTTTCCCTTGGTTTCGTGCTTGGagctctgctttccttcccCAGAGCAGCCGGAAAGGGGAAGCTTGGGGCGGTGCCTCGCCTCCCCTTCCGCCGCCTGCTCCGCCCCGGTCGCTGCAGAGCGCGGCCGCCGCGCGGGTGGGACCCGGCCGCGTCCCTGTGCCCCGCGGCTCCTTCCCGATCCCAGCGAAGCCGGCTGCATTCCCTGGGCTCGCCTGGCGCCTAGGCTTCAGGCAGGTCTTGCTTGTGGAAAACCTTGCCATAGCAAAAtgctttacttttaaaatttttcctcCCCTGAAAAAGGTTAAGAGGTGCTGATCTTCACCCCAGTTTTCTATTCCAGTTTTCAGCATGGCAGTGGACTGGCTCGGCTTCGGCTACGCCGCCCTGGTGACTTCAGGAGGGATCATTGGCTATGCAAAAGCAGGTAGGGTGCCGAAAGGTGCTTCTGTCtccctccctcttccccccaccccctcctccctctccccagtAACTTGGTGTGAGCTGGGCAGCTTTTTACGAAAGCCTCCTATCTCGAATTTGACCCATATGTAAATTTTATCGGCTTGTGCCATGTGCTGATAACTTGCTGCTGGTAGGGTGTGCTGGATTTTGAGTTGAGCTGGTGCGTTGGGCTGATAAGGCCATAATCTGCTTTCTGGTGGGTGCTGATATCAGTGCTGTGCTCTTTGGGTGAACTGTCATAAGTTTGCTTCAGAAAGGCTTTTcccttgctttttaaaatacaagtgTTCTGTATCTTCAAACGACATAAATCACCACTTTTCCTCCTTAAGAGATTTATTCCATTTTAATCTTTGATGATAACAGTATTCTGCAAGCTGTAGAGAGCTTTCAGAACTATCTTTTCTCCAAGCAGAGCTGAACAGTGCAAATCAGTCCTTAAACTTGTTTCTCTTCTGGGTTCTGCATCATAAGCTTACCCTCTGACCCACTGCTTTCATTTCCTGTCCTTTTTCTGAGTTTGCCCTCCTCCAGATGGAACTGTGGATTCATCCTGCTGCAACACTGTCTCTTTCAGCTTTGAAAATCCCTAAGCCATCTTACTTTTTATGATAGGAAGGGGCACTGCTGAAGTCAGTAAGACTCTTATCAATGCATTTGACTAGATAGATGCTAGTGCCTATTCCAGTCTGTTTTCCATTGGCTTGGATATATCCTTTGGCTTGTGAATGGAGTTTAGGACAGAAGGGACAATACTGAGACTTAAGTAACTAATTGCATCTGTATTTCTCCAAGGCCATTATGAAATGATAGGTCCTGTCCTCTGGAGCCCAGTTGGGAGGACATGGTTATGCTCAGGCAAGGGAATTCAGGTCACGGGATTATTGAAGGGGAACAGAAACTTGTATGGTGActtctggagagaaaaaaaaccccaaccataCAAAGGAGACATTGTATCCTTACTAATAACTTGGAGAAACCAGAAGAGAATGTAGCTTTCGTGCACAGAGCTAAGTTGATCTAATCTGTTGTTTTACAACCTGATCTATCTACCCACACAGACAGGAGGCAGTAATAGCCTTTGGGACAGTGTGAGAACATGGCAGTCAAAGAGTGAGTGAGTGATTTATTGattcattgttttatttttcggTCTTCCTTTAGCAAGTTCTCTGGGTCTCTGTGTTTTGAGATGTAGGAACTTACTGAGCCAGAGGTGAAGTGGTTGTCCTAGAAGTGTATGTGTCATAGCTATGTAAACAATGCCTTGGGGTAAAATTCAAGGATATGATGGATATTTCTTGGCTCCCAGGCTTGTGGAAAGCATTGTAGCTACCACAGATTTGTTTTTAACTCACACTCTGTGCAAAGCAGACACCTAGTAGAGTGTGCGCCTTTTCCTTGCACATATACAAGTATATCAGGTGCTTTCTGTCATCtttgtttcttgctttttaTACCAAGAGCAGGATATAAAGAAATATTACAACAACCTTGTTGATGattgaaaaattattattttctggaAGCAATATGCAGTCCTCCTTTAACATTGAGAGTAGATCTTTATCACCTTAGCTTTCGATTCTCGACTCTTTGAAAGGTGATCTTTGAAAGGTAATGGAATGTATAAAGTACCACCCTCAGTAGCACTGAGTCCGTAATTATCCATTAGCCTTATGGAGGGCATTCACCACTCACAGTGATGATGCTTCTTCGTTGATTCTATAAATCACCAATTTAGATGTGGTATCGTTTATTTTCTGGTATCTTGGGATTATCATGTATACTGAGGACTTGATTCAAAGTTTAGGTGCATTCAGGGAACCTTATTCCAAAGTCTGCAGTTACCTTTGGATCAAATCTCAGATGTACTTAGGAGAGATGACCTCTCTTGTTCAACTATGCCCTGCTCTTTACCAATTCTTTGAATGCCCTCCTGCTAATTCCACTCACATATTCTTTTTTCTGATCTTAAATTCTTACAATTTAGTCCTTCTATTTTACTGCCTCTCAAGGAACTTATTTTCATAACACTGTTTTGAAACAACATGCTTCAGTTTGTGCAAGGAAAACACCaattcatttgtttttctcaCTATTCTTTCAATCATTAATGTATTAATGGCTTTGCTGTTAGAGAACTAAATACTAATTCTGTATGGATGTTATGCAAGAGTAATTGAAGTTTCTTGATGGTGATCAGCATGGTCTCAATATCCTTAAAACCTCCTTCTCTAATCTTTATGTCAATGAATGATGAATGCCCAtcttatttgtttgtttgtttttttttttttttataatttttggtGTTTTACAAAACAGTTAAACCGCAGACCAAGGTATTCTTTTAAGTTTCTAAGAAATGCATTATCTTCTATTTATTCAGGTAGTCTTCCATCATTAGCTGCTGGCCTTTTCTTTGGGAGTTTGGCTGGACTGGGTGCTTATCAGGTCTCACAGAATCCAAATAACATTTGGGTTTCTCTGagtaagtaatttaaaattttatttgaaaaatatttcaaatatatttaccCTATATATTTCAAATGAGTACTTAAAAGTCTTTGCAGAAGGGTTAAGCACAGGTAGTGTTACAAATCTAAGTTTAGTTCTGTCCCAACTTTACTGAACTGGTGGCTACCAATATGCATCTGTCTCGTACTGATGTGTTTGAAGGATCATAGTGCAGGGGAAGTGCTAACCAATGCATTTCTGACCTGGTTTTGGCTGGATCCTCCTACTTTGAGCATCCTGCAGGAGGCTGTAACATTTTGGAAAGTGGGATTCCCCCTTCAAACAGACCCTAGCAGACTATTTTATTATGACAGAAAATGGTAGAGATTATGATTGGCTTATTATTATAAGTGACAAATGTGTGAAATTACAAAGGTGTTGATGCCTGAGGAGATTTAAGAGAGAAGCAAGCTTCAGTAATGCTGTTTCTTCCTTCCTGAGAATTGGAAGCTTCCCTTTCCCCTGATTTGAGAAGGTAACTGTGGAGAGTTACTGCTTAGTCAGTGTTTAAAGAGCCACCACTGACTACAACATTTTTTATCTGAAGCAGTGACACAGCATCTGGCTC comes from Lonchura striata isolate bLonStr1 chromosome 1, bLonStr1.mat, whole genome shotgun sequence and encodes:
- the LOC110483523 gene encoding transmembrane protein 14C → MAVDWLGFGYAALVTSGGIIGYAKAGSLPSLAAGLFFGSLAGLGAYQVSQNPNNIWVSLITSGALTAVMGTRFYHSRKFMPAGLIAGVSLLMVGRLALKMLEKPQEK